One Panicum virgatum strain AP13 chromosome 3N, P.virgatum_v5, whole genome shotgun sequence DNA segment encodes these proteins:
- the LOC120667384 gene encoding acyl transferase 15-like, giving the protein MALSVTKSSSPALVAPWKPTPGGDLPLTSTDKSRLFLYYTSFHVFERPIHRPADTIRRALSEALVHYYPIAGRVSAGDDVRISCTGDGVAFVAATASCTLQDVRCLDAPLAVPLDELVPRYGEARRTSDPLMAMQVTEFSCGGYVVGVTTNHVVADASGLAQFLQAVGERASGLPSPSSAVPVRHDASLPDIPQLFTALPRSPASFKHVDFAYTDRTIPWSYIDRVKAEFRERAGGLQSCTVFEVVTAAIWQCRARAIGAAPDAPSPLVFSANVRKLVGAKDGYYGNCVTSQMVTATSGAVADLVRLIKDAKERLPGTLAGTAKLALEEEVVDALCGYNALFVSSWAHIGLDGVDFGGGKPARVVPNMERTVAPMCWPCLPCSRKKDDGSNVVACCVTKEHVEEFDAQLDRLR; this is encoded by the coding sequence ATGGCCCTCTCGGTGACCAAGTCCTCTTCGCCGGCGCTCGTCGCGCCATGGAAGCCGACGCCAGGCGGCGACCTCCCCCTGACATCCACGGACAAGTCCCGCCTCTTCCTGTACTACACATCCTTCCACGTCTTCGAGCGTCCGATCCACAGGCCGGCCGACACCATCCGCCGCGCGCTGTCGGAGGCGCTCGTCCACTACTACCCCATCGCCGGCAGAGTATCCGCGGGGGACGACGTCAGGATCTCTTgcaccggcgacggcgtggcGTTCGTCGCCGCGACGGCGAGCTGCACACTGCAGGACGTCCGGTGCCTGgacgcgccgctcgccgtcccCTTGGACGAGCTCGTGCCCCGCTACGGCGAGGCCCGCCGGACGTCTGACCCCCTTATGGCGATGCAGGTGACCGAGTTCTCCTGCGGCGGGTACGTCGTGGGCGTGACGACCAACCATGTCGTTGCCGACGcctccgggctggcccagttcCTGCAGGCCGTCGGCGAGCGCGCCAGCGGGCTCCCTTCGCCGTCCTCCGCCGTGCCGGTCAGGCACGACGCGTCCCTCCCGGACATCCCGCAGCTGTTCACCGCCCTGCCGAGGTCTCCTGCCAGCTTCAAGCACGTCGACTTCGCCTACACCGACCGCACCATCCCATGGAGCTACATCGACCGCGTCAAGGCCGAGTTCCGggaacgcgccggcggcctgcaGTCCTGCACCGTGTTCGAGGTGGTCACCGCCGCGATCTGGCAGTGCAGGGCCCGAGCGATCGGCGCCGCGCCCGACGCCCCGTCGCCGCTTGTCTTCTCCGCGAACGTCCGGAAGCTCGTCGGAGCGAAGGACGGGTACTACGGCAACTGCGTCACCTCGCAGATGGTCACGGCGACgagcggcgccgtcgccgacctGGTGAGGCTCATTAAGGACGCCAAGGAGCGGCTGCCGGGCACCCTTGCGGGCACGGCGAAGCTGGCCCTGGAGGAGGAGGTCGTCGACGCGCTGTGCGGGTACAACGCGCTGTTCGTGTCTTCCTGGGCCCACATCGGCCTCGACGGCGTCGACTTCGGCGGCGGGAAGCCGGCGCGGGTGGTGCCCAACATGGAACGAACAGTGGCGCCCATGTGCTGGCCCTGCCTGCCCTGCTCGAGGAAGAAGGATGACGGCAGCAACGTCGTAGCCTGCTGCGTCACCAAGGAGCACGTTGAGGAGTTCGATGCACAGCTGGACAGACTCCGGTGA
- the LOC120663857 gene encoding lysine histidine transporter 2-like, with translation MAQSAMSSATGKEQQEQAIDDWLPITSSRNGKWWYSAFHNVTAMVGAGVLSLPYAMSELGWGPGVAAMLLSWVITLYTLWQMVEMHECVPGKRFDRYHELGQHAFGDKLGLWIVVPQQLIVEVGVCIVYMVTGGKSFEKCYTVACPDCQPLRTSSWIMIFAAIHLLLSQLPNFNSITLVSLAAAVMSLSYSTIAWAASAHKGRQPDVDYSKMASTATGQTFNFLSALGDVAFAYAGHNVVLEIQATIPSTPDKPSSKPMWQGVILAYLVVAICYLPVAFVGYYVFGNAVDDNILITLEKPRWLIAMANIFVVVHVIGSYQIYAMPVFDMLETFLVKKLRFRPGLPLRLIARSLYVVFTALVGIAVPFFGGLLGFFGGFAFAPTTYYLPCILWLKIKKPKTFSISWFANWFCIIIGVLLTVFAPIGGLRSIIVNASTYKFFS, from the exons ATGGCGCAATCGGCCATGTCGTCGGCGACGGGGaaggagcagcaggagcaggccATCGACGACTGGCTGCCCATCACCTCCTCCAGGAATGGCAAGTGGTGGTACTCGGCGTTCCACAACGTCACCGCCATGGTCGGCGCCGGCGTGCTCAGCCTGCCCTACGCCATGTCCGAGCTCGGATG gggCCCCGGCGTGGCGGCGATGCTCCTGTCGTGGGTGATCACGCTCTACACGCTGTGGCAGATGGTGGAGATGCACGAGTGCGTCCCGGGCAAGCGCTTCGACCGCTACCACGAGCTCGGCCAGCACGCCTTCGGCGACAAGCTCGGCCTCTGGATCGTCGTCCCGCAGCAGCTCATCGTCGAGGTCGGCGTCTGCATCGTCTACATGGTCACCGGCGGCAAGTCATTCGAGAAGTGCTACACCGTCGCGTGCCCGGACTGCCAGCCGCTCCGGACTAGCTCCTGGATCATGATCTTCGCCGCCATCCACCTGCTCCTCTCGCAGCTCCCCAACTTCAACTCCATCACGCtcgtctccctcgccgccgcggtcaTGTCGCTCAG CTACTCGACCATCGCCTGGGCGGCGTCGGCGCACAAGGGCCGGCAGCCGGACGTGGACTACAGCAAGAtggcgtcgacggcgacggGGCAGACGTTCAACTTCCTCAGCGCGCTGGGCGACGTGGCGTTCGCCTACGCCGGCCACAACGTGGTGCTGGAGATCCAGGCCACCATCCCGTCCACCCCGGACAAGCCCTCCAGCAAGCCCATGTGGCAGGGCGTCATCCTCGCCTACCTCGTCGTCGCCATCTGCTACCTCCCCGTCGCCTTCGTCGGCTACTACGTCTTCGGCAACGCCGTCGACGACAACATCCTCATCACCCTCGAGAAGCCACGCTGGCTCATCGCCATGGCCAACATCTTCGTCGTCGTCCACGTCATCGGCAGCTAccag ATCTACGCCATGCCGGTGTTCGACATGCTGGAGACGTTCCTGGTGAAGAAGCTCCGGTTCAGGCCAGGGCTGCCTCTCCGTTTGATTGCGCGTTCACTCTACGTTG TGTTCACAGCTCTGGTTGGCATCGCCGTGCCGTTCTTTGGTGGGTTGCTAGGGTTCTTCGGTGGCTTTGCATTTGCGCCAACGACCTACTAT CTTCCCTGCATTCTGTGGTTGAAGATCAAAAAGCCAAAGACGTTTAGCATCTCCTGGTTCGCCAACTGG TTTTGCATCATCATCGGCGTGCTCCTGACGGTGTTTGCCCCCATTGGAGGTCTCCGGTCGATCATCGTCAACGCCTCCACCTACAAGTTCTTCTCGTGA
- the LOC120663858 gene encoding uncharacterized protein LOC120663858: MTGSSKKHELKSKEKLEKKLSFYTKVKDAVTSLNAKKTISKKKNQSCRQKKLKAYDLSALSEFLPEPTEPEHKTDAKLNCKSRQTLVLRESAHLKAVLNNPQFQLDPFAAIHQHLLATQLPAAAKKDDAAKHRKDSKDKKRRKKKSTSSSSQTMDI, encoded by the exons AT GACTGGGTCATCTAAGAAGCATGAGCTCAAATCTAAGGAAAAATTGGAAAAGAAGCTCAGCTTTTACACAA AAGTAAAAGATGCTGTTACTTCCTTAAATGCTAAGAAGACTATCAGTAAG AAAAAGAACCAGAGTTGTCGTCAGAAAAAACTGAAAGCATACGATCTTTCAGCACTCTCCGAGTTCCTTCCAGAACCAACTGAACCAGAGCACAAAACAGATGCAAAGCTGAACTGCAAGTCAAGGCAGACTTTAGT GCTACGGGAGTCTGCTCACCTGAAAGCTGTTCTGAACAACCCGCAGTTCCAGCTCGACCCGTTTGCCGCGATCCACCAGCACCTGCTAGCAACACAGCTACCTGCGGCTGCGAAGAAGGATGATGCCGCCAAGCATAGGAAGGACTCCAAGGACaagaaaaggaggaagaagaagagcactTCGTCTAGCTCCCAAACAATGGATATCTGA